In one window of Pieris brassicae chromosome 10, ilPieBrab1.1, whole genome shotgun sequence DNA:
- the LOC123715772 gene encoding uncharacterized protein LOC123715772 isoform X5, which yields MDKESGEGGDAAAKQPPDGQFDPSALFGAYWGRDGASNAAAAQAQAQAQAALFGFGSRYPPPTTLGVAANQAASLGLHPAASAAWWSMASHLAAQDYLARLQATGLNLSPLNDPYAALSALSGSGLKQNKPPKQPSRNERSGRTSTSSSMSSKDKTPATSTNSQHNMNDWASTYGFPKTSSPSTMASQSLSSLASLNNLAQQPLQSKSSSKQPQPPPNRKSSTKEKDRDLSVLRSELMLAQAAAQGAYHAAVAAAAKGKNMPLPYPFGMPGSEKDRRSGIDSLTGLPHNLLSAALEGGDPASVLGGVRLPPDTEIIKYTSSLTGPKVPAGSTNRGRKKTISLDPPHVSLHPSSDRSTPLPNKRQKVDEYGNSRSSVEVIRLPNKPDRSSNSLSATPPPNLSDYAGISRELLQTIASQSGVSLAALERQLAGANPTDSGLNLSVKSGTEDTPMDLGAKSTEDDAPLNLSLKPTPPNSQASDALSRLTSLSSSLSASNERISRRKPGAKPRRVAPEPNECPRPRSSGSEDSESVPPWPTREGRPRNLGRGVSKPKKNTVASLLAQSRALGLRPALAQQLLGETDLEKLRALVGEGASTDSECQQSDSNPSDSDASDSGRKLDALLRLPLALGWKRVTVIKGLSRNCNIKGDVSYSPPEPHTALHIKSTQELQNYLDANPCPALSLDNFSFSSRTVLGEYVQTSADTDPIIFTETDISKRLEEARALAALAGPRSTPPPVERRIELARRQQAARDARRDASHRNRDQARLVREYERSEKAELVKREKEVRSQQLVEHINKNRTQLTIEALPMKDEWKVPETILPPKKDRTMPQISLSLIPVSGKDSPIKTLNYEQGIWKEESEEYNALDKMKDFAEKAAFDLPKRPNDKIFDISLVAAAEKARKKEQAQPVGENNLEKLINSYSRISEFINGCDWSKNNDKQDQKSLEQKYLDAKNEFMSQNLMLMPKDQKKDVIDLSGDEDILADINKKLSKGTFNVGKDGALSISVQPFAKDVYSPAKKRKQEDAEKQKNEEQTKRQQEREIKRHQAMLLKEQQKYITEERERRRQHTTFIRQLDSRRRWEERERRKHQNLLDRLLVKEKKLQQRRKEMELLSELRRPQEDSSLSDQKPLPNLDRIQGLKVSGQAFADLLQVYEFLHNFGQALGIDVEALPTLDTLQQGLIPDYNQEAENELIIVLTRLLVLSIEDPGIPHPGRHTTLLGQAIRLGDIRPENLSEVLRIYLYANATGEVKALTGLTVERERERRVADHHQSDAEMQQTCVSTKNAAYYEHLHNNSTYKLSEMLRDKPFVSLNPSSKARMLAYLCDELLQSKAVLRAVDASLDHLNQLRKERYLMDAKIRKVRSLYQRKLRAEQTEKQQALALERMQRLVEESSGIMRSPARETPEKSETPKKESSLSPEDKPGTPSPYKEEEPSDKELSPLKELSKKEILNNNKEEIPVEGKDKDSVMGDDVLSDLESEGTQPEEDEDKNLSSEELSRKLEKLLRQSEQQVLQLAAASNSLRATCYGQDRYWRRYWSLGKCGGVLVEGMESAQSEIMAYHEKLEDAKINGVKFESKQEIKSEDIKTEENQDKVSDAEAEQELRSIKSELNLSDKTQIIKYEPNKIVCKVEGIKMEEKYIQQKSHEEEDMLDIEDSIPTAFLVQKPSHKPLFASQAEPVDKPQDIIKLENPAKTEPIDKEQEEPKDSLVNNLEELRKMAEAVSSQLDAAKKAENEIKEEKQEQQDMETDSANTHLYSKMLDGKWFSILRHENAFLNNINEEKYDVPKYCDNEHTCSEIIQCQGHKWDVSNNLHLLNDPSLFTLNSMVTSVQVPCNNVYADSSLTLSGLDQDMMDATLNNTEMEVEETKEPENDLEKELQADSTKADLATQKAKASGLNSLGLLNFNALSTYVTCDSPPPIQMSPDELDQLEHCKIHGLPKKVDGNFVPKDLRHGWWRITESEQMKQVLDSLHPRGVRERELHASLIQHLPTVNNKLYIDKGDTSLTQLSVSPLDTTDYTPPDEPGSFCANTARRVDMALLSMVEALEERVVAASMQVKGWRPSCLPLAPDASGAEIVAWARHQLAQLEAHVERRYLKPPLVQRYASTNDANLGAMLQSEHGNASATSPQNSENNEGKETRGIARGLSTWRDAVSRCNTAAQLAMLLHALESHIAWDKSIMKANCQFCLCGDNEDQLLLCDGCDKGYHTYCFKPRMDKIPEGDWYCWECVNKARGERVCIVCGAGTGAGRLVPCALCVRAYHADCHYPPLLKNPRGKWYCAQCISRAPPKKPRKSNKRDSKHKDMSNIDLDASMVPSPAPSHASTSTTAEECTPSVLHTPEKDHDKMEENVEHENGHNVSELPLPMPEDGTPEKHRALQFVAGNGAIPHEEPHVDGHENHEAENAPLLSRAKKEKSTAKKLNKELQFCKNLLCDMECHEHAWPFLIPVNTKQFPQYKKVIKCPMDLSTIRRKLQESGYKCKEEFASDVRLIFSNCEIFNEDDSPCGRAGHSMRQFFETRWAQI from the exons cCTACTGGGGTCGAGATGGTGCCAGCAATGCGGCAGCTGCGCAAGCGCAGGCGCAGGCGCAAGCCGCACTCTTCGGCTTTGGCTCCCGCTACCCGCCACCCACCACGCTCGGTGTCGCAGCCAACCAGGCGGCATCACTTGGACTACATCCCGCTGCTA GTGCAGCATGGTGGTCCATGGCCTCGCACTTGGCGGCCCAGGATTACTTAGCGCGATTGCAGGCTACTGGACTTAACCTATCTCCATTAAACGACCCCTATGCAGCCCTTTCCGCTCTTTCGGGCTCCGGTCTTAAACAGAATAAGCCGCCAAAACAGCCTAGCAGAAATGAAAG atcAGGACGTACTAGTACATCTTCGAGTATGTCATCGAAAGACAAAACTCCCGCAACAAGTACCAACTCGCAACATAATATGAACGATTGGG cATCTACATATGGTTTCCCCAAAACCTCGTCTCCATCAACAATGGCGTCGCAGTCCCTCTCCAGCTTGGCCTCCCTCAATAACCTAGCCCAGCAACCGCTGCAAAGCAAATCCTCCAGTAAACAGCCACAACCACCCCCAAATA GAAAGTCATCAACGAAAGAGAAAGATCGAGATTTATCTGTATTGCGAAGTGAGTTAATGTTAGCCCAGGCTGCTGCTCAAGGCGCGTATCACGCTGCCGTAGCAGCTGCCGCTAAGGGAAAG AACATGCCTCTACCTTATCCTTTCGGAATGCCCGGTTCAGAGAAGGACAGACGTAGTGGCATTGATTCCTTGACTGGCCTACCACATAATTTACTcag tgCTGCGCTGGAAGGAGG tgATCCAGCGTCAGTGTTGGGTGGAGTGAGGCTTCCACCAGACACAGAAATTATCAAGTATACCTCTTCATTAACGGGACCTAAG GTTCCGGCGGGGTCAACTAACCGTGGTCGCAAAAAGACTATTTCATTGGACCCGCCTCACGTATCTCTTCACCCGTCCAGTGATAGAAGCACCCCGCTACCTAATAAGAGGCAGAAAGTT gaTGAGTATGGCAATTCAAGATCATCGGTGGAGGTGATTAGACTGCCAAATAAACCAGACAGATCATCAAATTCTTTATCAGCCACTCCACCACCCAATCTCTCAGATTATGctg GTATTTCAAGGGAACTACTACAAACTATAGCAAGTCAAAGTGGAGTTAGTTTAGCGGCGCTTGAACGGCAGTTAGCTGGTGCCAACCCGACTGACTCGGGACTAAACTTAAGTGTCAAGTCTGGTACAGAAGATACTCCAATGGACCTAGGTGCCAAATCTACTGAGGACGATGCGCCTTTAAATTTATCCTTAAAACCTACGCCAC CAAATTCACAAGCATCGGATGCATTATCAAGACTTACATCGCTTAGCAGCTCACTCAGTGCGTCAAATGAAAGAATAT CACGTCGTAAGCCTGGCGCAAAACCGCGACGTGTAGCTCCCGAACCCAATGAATGCCCTCGACCACGTTCCAGTGGGAGTGAGGACAGTGAAT ccGTGCCTCCCTGGCCTACTCGGGAGGGACGTCCGCGTAACCTAGGGCGTGGCGTAAGCAAGCCCAAGAAGAATACCGTCGCATCACTTCTTGCGCAAAGTCGCGCCCTTGGCTTACGGCCTGCGCTCGCGCAACAGTTATTAGGAGAGACTGATTTG GAGAAACTACGTGCGTTAGTGGGCGAAGGGGCGAGTACGGACTCTGAATGCCAGCAGTCTGATAGCAATCCATCCGACTCGGACGCAAGTGATTCAGGCAGGAAGCTAGATGCGTTACTACGGCTGCCTTTGGCTTTAG GTTGGAAGCGGGTGACAGTAATAAAGGGTCTGTCTCGTAACTGCAATATTAAGGGTGATGTGAGTTATTCCCCACCAGAGCCTCACACCGCTCTTCATATCAAGTCCACTCAGGAGTTACAGAAT TACCTAGACGCTAACCCGTGTCCGGCATTATCGCTGGATAACTTCAGCTTCAGTTCGCGAACAGTTTTAGGAGAGTACGTCCAGACGTCCGCCGATACGGACCCCATAATCTTTACTGAAACTGACATCTCCAAGag GCTAGAGGAAGCCCGAGCATTGGCAGCGTTAGCTGGGCCTAGGTCTACGCCCCCGCCCGTAGAAAGGCGAATAGAACTCGCACGAAGACAACAAGCAGCAAGGGACGCTAGGAGGGATGCATCTCATAGAAATCGGGATCAG GCCCGCCTAGTTCGTGAATACGAACGTTCTGAAAAGGCTGAACTAGTTAAACGGGAAAAAGAGGTCAGAAGTCAACAGTTAGTAGAG CATATCAacaaaaatagaacacaattGACAATCGAAGCGCTGCCAATGAAAGACGAATGGAAAGTACCAGAAACAATATTACCGCCAAAAAAAGATAGAACTATGCCACAGATTAGCCTATCCTTAATACCAGTGAGCGGGAAAGATTCGCCaatcaaaacattaaattacgaACAAGGTATTTGGAAAGAGGAATCCGAAGAATACAATGCCTTGGACAAAATGAAAGACTTTGCTGAAAAGGCCGCCTTCGATCTACCAAAAAGGCCTAATGATAAAATCTTCGACATCTCACTCGTTGCGGCAGCTGAAAAGGCTAGAAAAAAAGAACAAGCCCAACCAGTTggagaaaataatttagagAAATTGATTAACTCTTATTCGCGGATATCGGAGTTTATAAACGGCTGTGATTGGTCCAAAAATAACGATAAGCAAGACCAAAAGAGCTTAGAACAGAAGTATTTAGACGCTAAAAACGAGTTTATGTCCCAAAATCTCATGTTGATGCCCAAAGACCAGAAAAAAGATGTCATCGACCTCAGTGGTGACGAGGATATTTTAGctgacataaataaaaaattatctaaaggCACGTTCAATGTGGGAAAAGATGGCGCCTTATCTATATCTGTTCAGCCGTTCGCGAAGGACGTTTACAGTCCG GCTAAGAAACGAAAGCAAGAGGATGCTGAAAAACAGAAAAATGAGGAACAGACGAAAAGACAacag gaGAGAGAAATAAAAAGACATCAGGCGATGTTACTCAAGGAGCAG CAAAAGTATATAACTGAG GAACGTGAAAGAAGACGTCAACACACAACGTTTATCAGACAACTTGACTCGAGAAGAAGGTGGGAAGAAAGAGAACGAAGAAAACACCAGAATCTTTTAGACCGATTGTTAGTTAAAGAGAAGAAGTTACAGCAAAGACGTAAAGAGATGGAGCTGTTGTCTGAATTGAG GAGACCACAAGAAGACTCATCCCTGTCAGACCAGAAGCCGCTTCCCAACCTGGACAGGATACAAGGTCTCAAAGTCTCGGGGCAGGCCTTCGCTGATCTCCTACAAGTTTATGAGTTCCTACACAACTTTGGACAAGCGCTTGGTATTG ATGTTGAAGCGCTGCCAACATTAGACACACTACAGCAGGGTCTTATACCAGACTACAACCAAGAAGCTGAAAATGAGCTCATAATAGTTCTGACTAGACTTTTAGTTCTCTCAATTG AGGATCCGGGTATACCGCACCCGGGACGACATACAACGCTGCTGGGTCAGGCGATACGTCTCGGTGATATACGGCCTGAAAATCTCAGCGAGGTGCTGCGCATATACCTTTATGCTAACGCTACGGGCGAGGTTAAGGCTTTGACGG GACTAACAGTGGAAAGAGAACGAGAACGTCGTGTTGCTGATCATCATCAGAGCGATGCTGAGATGCAACAAACCTGCGTGAGCACCAAAAACGCGGCATACTACGAGCATCTACACAATAATAGCACTTATAAACTATCAG AAATGCTTCGAGACAAACCCTTCGTCTCGCTAAACCCGAGTAGTAAGGCGCGAATGTTGGCATATCTTTGTGACGAGCTACTACAAAGCAAGGCCGTCCTAAGGGCAGTGGATGCTTCATTAGACCACCTCAACCAGCTTCGAAAGGAGAGATACCTCATGGATGCTAAAATACGGAA AGTTCGATCACTCTACCAACGCAAGTTACGGGCGGAACAAACTGAGAAGCAACAAGCTCTAGCATTGGAGAGAATGCAGCGGCTGGTAGAAGAAAGTTCTGGAATTATGCGTTCACCTGCTCGTG AAACTCCAGAAAAGTCAGAAACACCGAAAAAAGAGTCATCTCTCTCACCAGAGGACAAACCCGGTACACCATCCCCATACAAGGAAGAGGAGCCAAGTGACAAGGAACTGTCGCCCTTAAAAGAGCTGAGCAAAAAGGAGattttaaacaacaataaagAAGAAATTCCGGTGGAAGGAAAGGACAAAGATAGCGTTATGGGTGACGATGTATTGAGCGATTTGGAGAGTGAAGGGACACAGCCTGAAGAG GACGAAGACAAGAATCTATCATCTGAAGAGTTATCAAGGAAATTAGAGAAATTGTTACGACAATCCGAACAGCAGGTGTTGCAACTTGCCGCCGCTTCCAATTCATTGAGGGCCACGTGTTATGGACAAGACAG gtATTGGCGTCGTTACTGGTCCTTGGGCAAATGTGGAGGTGTTTTGGTGGAAGGTATGGAGTCAGCTCAATCCGAAATTATGGCGTATCATGAGAAACTAGAGGATGCTAAAATTAACGGCGTCAAATTCGAATCAAAac AAGAAATAAAATCTGAAGATATTAAGACTGAGGAAAACCAAGACAAGGTGTCTGATGCTGAAGCTGAACAGGAACTCCGGAGTATCAAGAGTGAACTTAACCTCAGTGACAAGACTCAGATTATCAAATATGAACccaataaaattgtttgtaaggTTGAAG gaATAAAAATGGAAGAGAAATACATCCAACAAAAGAGCCACGAGGAAGAAGACATGTTGGACATTGAAGATTCCATTCCGACCGCATTTTTAGTACAAAAACCTTCACATAAACCGCTCTTTGCAAGTCAAGCCGAGCCCGTAGACAAACCACAGGATATAATTAAACTTGAAAATCCCGCCAAAACGGAACCAATCGACAAAGAACAGGAAGAGCCTAAAGACTCGCTAGTCAACAATTTGGAGGAACTCCGCAAAATGGCGGAAGCCGTATCTTCACAATTGGACGCGGCTAAGAAAGCAGAAAATGAGATCAAAGAAGAAAAACAAGAACAGCAGGACATGGAAACAGATTCCGCGAATACGCATCTATATTCAAAGATGTTGGACGGAAAATGGTTCTCCATACTGCGGCATGAGAACgctttcttaaataatataaacgaaGAGAAATATGACGTACCTAAATATTGTGATAACGAACACACATGTAGTGAAATCATACAATGCCAGGGTCATAAATGGGACGTCTcaaataatttgcatttaTTAAATGACCCGAGTTTGTTCACACTAAATAGTATGGTGACGAGTGTACAGGTGCCGTGTAATAATGTGTATGCGGATTCTAGTCTAACATTGTCAGGCTTGGACCAAGACATGATGGACGCCACTTTGAATAATACAGAAATGGAAGTCGAGGAGACGAAGGAACCG GAAAATGATTTGGAAAAAGAACTCCAAGCGGACTCCACAAAAGCGGACCTTGCCACTCAAAAGGCGAAAGCTTCTGGTCTAAATAGCCTAGGGCTTCTAAACTTCAATGCCTTATCGACGTATGTCACCTGCGATTCACCACCTCCGATACAAATGTCGCCTGACGAACTGGACCAGCTGGAGCACTGTAAAATTCATGGCTTGCCTAAGAAGGTGGATGGAAATTTTGTTCCTAAAGATCTAAG acATGGCTGGTGGAGAATAACAGAATCGGAACAAATGAAACAAGTGCTTGACTCGTTACACCCACGTGGAGTGAGAGAGAGGGAACTACATGCGTCGCTTATCCAACATCTACCCACAGTTAATAATAAG cTTTATATTGACAAAGGTGACACATCTTTAACGCAACTGTCAGTGTCACCTCTAGATACCACAGATTATACACCACCTGACGAACCTGGCTCATTCTGTGCTAATACTGCAAGGAGGGTCGATATGGCTTTGTTATCTATG GTGGAAGCCCTAGAAGAAAGAGTGGTAGCTGCCTCTATGCAAGTAAAGGGCTGGCGTCCGAGCTGTTTGCCCCTTGCCCCAGACGCCTCCGGGGCAGAAATAGTCGCCTGGGCGCGTCACCAACTTGCCCAACTCGAAGCTCACGTGGAGAGGCGATATTTGAAACCGCCCCTGGTACAAAGGTACGCTAG tacAAACGACGCTAACCTCGGAGCGATGCTGCAAAGTGAACACGGTAATGCATCTGCTACGTCTCCGCAAAATTCAGAGAACAATGAGGGAAAAG AAACTCGTGGCATTGCCCGTGGTCTCTCAACATGGCGTGATGCAGTATCTCGGTGTAACACGGCCGCACAACTCGCGATGTTGCTTCATGCGCTGGAGTCGCATATTGCGTGGGACAAGAGTATTATGAAGGCT AATTGTCAGTTCTGTCTGTGTGGTGACAATGAGGATCAGCTGTTGTTATGCGATGGTTGTGATAAAGGCTATCATACATATTGCTTTAAACCGAGGATGGACAAAATACCTGAAGGAGATTG GTACTGCTGGGAGTGCGTGAACAAGGCCCGTGGGGAGCGCGTGTGCATCGTGTGCGGGGCGGGGACGGGCGCGGGTAGACTCGTGCCTTGCGCCTTATGCGTACGCGCATACCACGCAGACTGTCATTATCCTCCATTGCTCAAG aatccTCGCGGCAAGTGGTATTGCGCTCAGTGCATATCGCGAGCTCCACCCAAGAAACCGCGTAAATCAAACAAACGCGACTCCAAACATAAGGACATGTCTAACATTGATCTAGACGCGTCTATGGTACCCAG TCCAGCGCCATCTCACGCATCAACATCGACAACTGCGGAGGAATGTACTCCTAGCGTGTTACATACACCTGAGAAGGACCACGACAAAATGGAAGAAAATGTTGAACATGAAAATggacataatg TATCAGAGCTACCATTACCAATGCCTGAGGATGGTACACCGGAAAAGCATCGCGCTCTTCAGTTTGTGGCCGGGAATGGCGCCATACCACACGAAGAACCACATGTTGATG GACATGAAAATCACGAAGCGGAGAACGCCCCCTTACTGTCTCGTGCAAAGAAAGAAAAGAGCACAGCGAAAAAACTGAATAAGGAACTACAGTTTTGCAA AAACCTTCTTTGCGATATGGAATGCCACGAGCACGCTTGGCCGTTCTTGATTCCAGTCAACACCAAACAGTTCCCGCAGTACAAGAAAGTCATTAAGTGTCCAATGGACTTGTCCACTATCCGAAGGAAGCTTCAGGAGTCAGG atacAAATGCAAGGAAGAATTCGCATCGGACGTACGCCTCATATTTAGCAATTGTGAGATTTTCAACGAAGATGATAGTCCGTGTGGCCGAGCCGGACACAGCATGCGACAATTCTTCGAGACGCGCTGGGCGCAGATATGA